Genomic window (Streptomyces sp. RerS4):
CGCCCTGAAGATCCTCGACTCCCTGGACGAGCGCGGGCACGACCCCGCGCTGTTCCTCGTCGACCAGCGGATGCCCGACGTGACCGGCGTGGAGTTCCTGTTGGAGGCCGTCAGCCGCTTCCCGGACGCCCGCCGGGTCCTGCTGACCGCGTACGCCGAAACGGACGCGGCCATCACCGCCATCAACCGGGTCCGGTTGGACTACTACCTGCTCAAGCCCTGGGACCCGCCGCACGAGCGGCTCTTCCCGGTGCTGGACGACCTGCTGTCCGACTGGCTGGCCACCTACCGGCCGGCCTACGACGGCATCATCGTCGCGGGCCACCTGGTCTCCCCCGGCACGCACGCCGTCCGGGACTTCTTCACCCGCAACGGACAGCCGTTCCGCTTCCTGAACGTCGAGCGCGATCCGGAGGCGCTGACCGTGATCGCCGCCGCGCAGGCGGGCGCGGCGCTCCCGCTGGTCCGCTTCCCCGACGGCACGGTGCTCTCCGCGCCGACCGACACCGAGCTCGCCCGGCGCCTGGGCCTGGCCACCACCGCCTCGCGCCCGCACTACGAGTGCGTGATCGTCGGCGCGGGACCCGCCGGGCTGGCCGCCGGGGTGTACTCCGCCTCCGAGGGGCTGTCCACGCTGATGCTGGACTCCCGCGCCCCGGGCGGCCAGGCCGGCACCTCCAGCCTGATCGAGAACTACCTGGGCTTCCCCTCAGGCCTCTCCGGCGGGGACCTGACCCGTCGGGCCACCATCCAGGCCACCCGCTTCGGCGCCGAGATCCTGCACCCGGTCGAGGTGGTCTCCCTGACCCGGGACGACCCGGCGAAGATCCTGACCCTGGCGGACGGTACGGAGATCAGCGCCGAGACGGTGCTGCTGGCCACCGGGGTCTCGTACAACCGGCTCCAGGCGCCCGGCGCGGACCGCTTCGAGGGCGCCGGCCTGTACTACGGCGCGGCGACGACGGAGAGTTCGGCCTGCATCTCGCAGCACGTGTTCATCGTCGGCGGCGCCAACTCGGCCGGTCAGGCGGCGGTCCACTTCGCCAAGTACGCGGCCCGGGTGACGATCCTGGTCCGCGCGGGTTCCCTGGACGCGAGCATGTCGCGGTACCTGATCGACGAGATCGAGCGGACCCCCAACATCGAGGTCCGGGTCCGCACCACGGTGGTCGCGCTGGACGGCGACGAACACCTGGAGCGGATCACCCTCCACGACGCCGACACCGGCGAGGACACCGTCACCCCGGCCCGGTTCATGTTCACCTTCATCGGCGCCCGCCCGCACACGGACTGGCTGGACCGGGTCGTGGAGCGCGACGACCACGGCTTCGTGCTGACCGGCTCCGACCTGATCTCCAACGGCGGCGAGCTGCCCGCCGAATGGAGCCTGGAGCGGGCCCCGTACCCGTTGGAGACCAGCGTTCCCGGCGTCTTCGCGGCGGGCGACGTGCGGGCCCACTCGGTCAAGCGGGTGGCCTCGGGCGTGGGCGAGGGCGCGATGGCGGTCTCGCTGATCCACCGCTACCGGTCGATGGGCTGAGAGCGAACAGGGCGCCCGGACGGTGCCCGACCCTTGCGATCAAGAAGGAAACGGATGCAGCGTTGATTACATGATTACAGCCGAACAGAGCGAGAAGCTCCGCGCCTGGTTCGCGGAGCGCCTGCCGGTCGACGTCTACGCGTCCCTCGTCTCGGTCACCGTCGACCGGGAGGAAATCACGGTCGTCGGAGAGATCCCGCCGTCCGAGTCGGTCAAGGAGTTCCGCGAGCGCACCCGCGAGCAGCGCGTCGAAGTGGCCCGTGAGGCCGAGGAGCTCTACCGCCGCAAGGTGGCCTGGGGAGTACGGGCGGGTGGGGAGACGGTCCTGTTCACCC
Coding sequences:
- a CDS encoding FAD-dependent oxidoreductase — protein: MAVDDDPQVLRAVRRDLRSAYGDRYRVLGASSAADALKILDSLDERGHDPALFLVDQRMPDVTGVEFLLEAVSRFPDARRVLLTAYAETDAAITAINRVRLDYYLLKPWDPPHERLFPVLDDLLSDWLATYRPAYDGIIVAGHLVSPGTHAVRDFFTRNGQPFRFLNVERDPEALTVIAAAQAGAALPLVRFPDGTVLSAPTDTELARRLGLATTASRPHYECVIVGAGPAGLAAGVYSASEGLSTLMLDSRAPGGQAGTSSLIENYLGFPSGLSGGDLTRRATIQATRFGAEILHPVEVVSLTRDDPAKILTLADGTEISAETVLLATGVSYNRLQAPGADRFEGAGLYYGAATTESSACISQHVFIVGGANSAGQAAVHFAKYAARVTILVRAGSLDASMSRYLIDEIERTPNIEVRVRTTVVALDGDEHLERITLHDADTGEDTVTPARFMFTFIGARPHTDWLDRVVERDDHGFVLTGSDLISNGGELPAEWSLERAPYPLETSVPGVFAAGDVRAHSVKRVASGVGEGAMAVSLIHRYRSMG